GATTTCATCTTCGGTGACGGTGAGCCGGCTGGTGAGGTCTTGAAGCAGGCGTTCGATCGCCCGGTCCTTTTTCTGTTCCGGCTCGGTGGCGCCGGCATTTTCGACCAAGCCCTGTTTTTTCGCCTCCTGATAAAGCAGTTCCCGGATGATCAGCTGCTCGAGCAGTTCTTCGAGGTCGTTTTTGTAAATGTCCTGATACTGAGCCGGCAGGGAACGAAACATCTTATCCAGGTCATTTCGGGTGAGCCGGGTATTGTTTACCACTGCCAGCACATTGCCGGTTGGAACCGGGGAGACCGTTTCTGCGACTGGTGCGGAATCAGTCTGCACAGGCTGGGAAGTCCGAACCGCAGAATCAGTAACCGGTGCAGCGCTTAAAGTTTCAGCTGGAGCGTAAATCCCGGCTGGTGCGTTGCCGGTTTTTGCTCCCCGGCTGAGTTTTAATATCAGAACCGCTGCGACTAACACAACTACCGGAACGGCAATTGCCGGCTTATACCAGTTTTTTTTCATTTCCGTTTCCTTCCCTTCTGTCGTTTCCTGACCATTGCCAGCGAGATATCAATCAGGTCCAGTGCCCGCGGTTCAATCAGCCGGTAAATGACCTTTCGACCCTCAGAGCGCGATTCCACAATGCCTGCCCTTTCCAGCTGGCGAAGATGCCGGCTGACCACCGAACGCTCCTGGTTAAAATGACGGGCGATTTCACAGACACACCGTTCACCACCTGCAAGCATGGCAACCGTCTCCAGCCGTACCGGATGGGAGAGCGCCGCAAAGAGCACATCCGGGGTAATTACGGCTTTTGTTCTCATATGTGCATAATTATACACATATTTATCCGGATGTCAAATAAATTTAACTTTCTGATTCGCTGTAAGTTATAACCCTGAAAACAGTCCGGGAATTCTGAAGCGGGGTTCACTCCGGGGTCAGGGGTGGAGTGATTGCCGGATTCATAGGTGATGTTGATATTGACTTTTGCATCGGGGGTGGATAATGTCTTAATCAGCAGTTTATTCTAAACAAAGGAGCAGGTATGACCGTTAAGAGGTTGTTAATACTGGGTGCTGGTCTGCTGTTGCTGGCAGGTGTCGGGTGCGATCTGTTCGGCGGTAACAAGGCACCGGTGAAGCCGGCAGCGCCCACCGGACCGGATATGAGGGCGGTCGGGTTTGCCGGCAGTTACAAGGCGGTGACGACCGACCCGGATAACGATTCAATCGCTTATCAGTTTAACTGGGGTTCGGCAAGCGATACTTCGGGCTGGAGCACCTGGGTCAGGAGCGGTGATACGGTGGTGATGAGCAAGAGCTGGAATACCGCCGGAACTTATTCAGTTACCGTTCGTGCCCGGGACATCAAGGGGAATGTTTCCGACTGGTCACCAGCACTGACGGTTACGGTGCGGATTAATCAGGTGCCGGCAACACCGGCGCTCCCGACCGGACCGGGCAGTGGAGTGAGGAACCGGCAGTACTGGTTCTATGCGACCGCAACCGATCCGGATGGCGATATGGTGCAGTTCCGTTTCTCCTGGGGTGATGGTGATACCTCGGACTGGGGCGTTTTTGTTGCCTCCGGTGGCACTGATTCCGCTGCCCACACCTTTACTACCGGCGGGGTTTTCCAGATTATGGTGCAGGCACGGGACAAGCTGGGTGGTGTCTCGTTCTGGTCCGAACCGCTGAATTTTGTCGTGACCGATACCGCCTATCCCTATACGATTGCCCTCACCTGGAATGAACATCCCCGGGACATTGATGCCCATATCTGGACTCCGGCAATTGAGGGTGACTCCTGGCATGTGTATTTCGGCCGGCACGGTTTCCTCCATGTGGCGCCTTACTGTTCGCTGGATGTGGATGATGTGAGCAGTTTCGGTCCGGAGCACATTACTATTTCTCAGGCATTCCCGGGTGAATACATCTATGCGGTGCATCACTGGGCAGGCGATTCAACAATTTCCACCTCAGGTGCAGTGGTGCGAATCTACAATTACGGCAATCTGGTCCGGACGCTGAATGTGCCGAATACACCGGCAGGGGACAACTGGTGGTGGCATGTGTTCAAGCTGAATGCGGTGACCGGCGAGATCACGGTGCTGAATGTGATTGATCCGAATCCGCCTCTACCTTGGACGATGGACGAACGGAAATAGATGAAATGGAGAGATTGCGGGGGGCAGAATGCCCCCCGTTTTTTTATGCCTGACGGCTCGGTTCTGCACGCTCCATCCGGCAGGAGTGCTCCTCAAGATACATCCGGATTTCCTGTTTCAGCAGTTCCCGTTCCAAGTCGCTGCCGGAAATTGTGATCCTGCCGAGCTCGACCTCCTTATCGGGATAGGCACGGGCGATTGAGGGCAGAAGCCAGGAATAGAGCTCGACAATATCGGTGCAGGTGCCGCTGACCTCAATCCCGGTTTTTGTCTGCCAGATTTCCAGCAGTCCCTTGAATGTGCCCCAGGTTTCCAGATAGCCCAGGTCGGATTTCAGCCTGCCCCGGAGCATCTATTCAATGAATTTATGCTGGCGGAACCGAGCGAGGATCTCATCTTTTGACATCAAGCCGACATTGCGGGACAGCTCTTTTCCTTCGGCGTCAAGGAAGACGAGGGTTGGGATCGCCTGAATGTTGAATTTGCGTGCCAGCTCCGGATTTTTGTCGGTGTCAATGGAAATAATCTCAATTCTGCCCGCATATTCCTTTGCCAGCTCCTCAATGATTGGTGCCTGTTTCTTGCAGGGCGGGCACCAGGTGGCAAAGAAGTCCCAGAGTTTGGGCAGGGCAGCCGGTTTTTCTGATGGTGCCTCGGAACCGGTTGCCGGTTGTTGTTCAGTGCCGGCGGGTTGCTCCGTTTGCGCTACCGGCGGTGTTGCGGATTCCGGTGCGGGAATAGATTCGGTCTGAATTGCGGTCCGGGTCGTGTCTGCGGGTTCGGGTGTTGCAGTTTTTTTCTGCCCGCCACAGAAGGAAAACAGAAGGAGGGGTATAAACAGCAGGGTCAGTCTTTTCATACTGCTCCTTTCGATTTGTCAAATTATCGGCATTTGCGGATGACAGTCAAGCGGGGTTTGACCTTCCGGGAATAATGGCATATTATTTGAAAACAAAAGGAGGCGGATGAGGCAGATCGGAGTAATCTGCGGTATTTTATTCAGCATCGTTTCGGGCAGGGTGATTTTTGTGCCCGACTCCTTTCCTACGATTCAGTCGGGGCTGAATGCAGCGCTGGGTGGTGATACGGTACTGGTCAGTTCCGGTATTTATTATGAGCAGATTATCTGGCCCGGCAGGGATGGAATAAGACTTTATTCAGCTGCAGGTTCGAATTCAACAGTTATTGACGGCAATGGTGTCGGACCGGTGATCAGTTTTCCTGCCGCCGTTTCCCGCCTGACCGAGCTGTGCGGTTTTACCATTACCGGTGGCAGGGCAAATCAGGCCGCGGGAATTTACTGTCAGGGTTCACCGGCAATTATCAGTAACCGGATTACCGGTAATGTCTGCGAGGGTGAAAGGAATTACGGCGGGGGGATTTTCTGTGATTACCGGAGTTCGCCCCTGATCATAGGTAATGAGATAGCCGGAAACCGCTGTACGGGTAGTGCCACCTGGAATTACGGCGGGGGAATTTTTATCGGTATGAACTCTGCCCCGGAAATCGCCTTTAATCTGATTCAGGAAAATGAATGTGCTGACGGTTACTGGAATTATGGTGCTGGTATCTTCTGCGATCTGCGCTCAACCCCGTTTATTTACGGTAATGAGATCACCGGAAACCGGAGTTATGGTGGTGAGCGGGGACACGGTGCGGGAGTTGCGGTGGAAACTCAGGCAAGGGCACTGATTTTCTGCAATCTGATTGCAGGTAACCGGAATGAATGTTCTTACTGGAATTATGGCGCCGGAGTGAAGATTGCCGGAACCGCGGCGGTGATCAACAATACGATTGTAAACAATATCTGTTCAGGCGGGACGTGGAATTATGGTGCCGGGATTTATGTGGAAAGCGGGGATTCTGCACTCGTGAAGAACAATATCATCGTTCAGAATTCGGCTTCTGCTGGTAGCGGAATTTACAATTTAGGTTATATTTACAATCTTTACAACGATATCTGGAATAACAGCGGGGGTAATTATTACGGTTGTTCAGCCGGACCGGGGGATATTTCTCTTGACCCGCTGTTTGTCACCGGTCCGCGCGGCGGCTATTATCTGAGTCAGACTGCTGCCGGACAGCCGCAGACCAGCCCGTGTGCTGATGCAGGTGATACGCTGCTCTGGACTTTCCCGGCAGATCTGGATTCAATTTTGCGGTCTCTGTCTACCCGGACCGATTCGGTGCCCGACAGAAATCAGCCTGACATGGGTTATCATTATCAGACTGACTTGGCAAGCAGCTTAAGCACACAGTTGCACCAGAGTCGGGCCGCTGTTATTCGGATAGCGCCGACAGTCTTTCGGAAGCGGGTTATATTCGCTGCCAGCCCGGATTTGCTATTGCACATCAGGATTTTTGACCGGTTGGGCAGACTGGTGGAACAGATTTCCGGTTCCGGCACGGTAAACTGGGACGGAAGCCGGCAGACCGAAGGGGTATATTTTTATCAGATTGATACTCCGGAGGGAAGAGCAACCGGTAGGCTGATAAAGATTTAATCGGCAGCCTTAACCAGGCGGAGTGTTCCTTTGGTGGTTCGGCAGAAATAAATACCGGGTCTGACTGCTTCCGCTTCCCAGACAGTGTAACCGTTATTCAGTTGCAGACTGGCTACCATCCGTCCGGCAGTATCAAATATTCGCAGTTCCCGGAGAGGAGGCGGGGTCTGAAGACATACGCGCAAAGTAAACGGGTTCGGGTATGCCTGCAAACCGGCAGAAGGGCAGGTGGGAGCAGATGCCGGTTCCTTGACCGCAACACCCGGGCTTTGATATTCATACCAGCCGGTCCGGCCCGGGTCATGCTGGAGCGTAGGCCAGGTGATCGTGCCCGGGATGACCGCAGCCGTGTCAACCCGGAACCAGAAGTAACTGCCACCGCGCAGGGTCGGACCGATTAGAAATTCCATTCTGCCATCATGATTCAAATCACCACAAGTCGGGTCAGACATGGTGGTGCCAATCGTATCGTTCCAGAGCGGTTGACCCTGATAGTTGATAATCCAGACCGGCCGGTTCGGGTCAGCGGGGTTGTTCTGTTTTACTTCCGCAAAGATGATTTCCAGCCGCTGGTCGCCATCGAGATCGGCGAGTGCCGGTGAGGAGACGATATAATATCCGGAGTCAACATTGAAACTCCATCGGTCTCTGCCGTCCGGACCGGAGAAACACCGGATGGCAGGACCGAGCGCTGTCACAATTTCCAGCGTATCATCGCAGTCAATGTCAGCTATTGCCGGATAGGCGGCAGCATGCTGGGAAACAGAGCGGCGCCATTTCTCCTGACCACGATGATTCAGGCAGACAACTCCCCAGTAATTTGCGGTAGTTACGATTTCGAGCGTGTCGTCGCCATCGAGGTCCGCGACCGCAGCTGATGCCAGCTGCCAGCCCGATATTCCGGATCCAAGGGTGTTGTAGTGCCAGAGCTCCTGTCCGGCAGCATTCAGACAGTACAGATAGCCACCGCTGATACTGTCAGCAAACTGACCGAGGATTTCCGGTGTGCCATCAAGATTCAGGTCAGCAACGGTCGGCGTGCCAACCGCAAACCGGGGATGAGCCATTGGCTGATAGGTCCAGATGGTTTCACCGTTAACCGGGTTCAGACAGAGCAAGCGGCTGGCATAGACCTCATAGGCAAGTACTTCCAGCCGGCGGTCCTGGTTGATATCACCGAGTGCCACGGAGGAAATGCAGTTCTGCACCCCACCTTCACCGTCAAGGGGTCTTGACCAAATTACTGAACCGGTGGCAGAAAGGACGTAGACTGCTGCCGGGGTGGAGAAAACTACTTCAATTGTACCGTTGTCGTCGATGTCGGCGGCAATTGGCGAGGAAACTGCGGGGAAATAGTGACTCAGCGGTGTAAACTGCCAGTGGAGGGAACCGCTGGTATCATAACAGTATAACTGGGAGTTGCCAGGGATAAGGATTTCCGGAATGCTGTCGCCGTCCAGATCATAGATGCCGGTGGCAGACATGCCATGAGAACCGAGGTTGAAGATGCGTACCAGTTCCACATCCCAGGCAAAGCCGGCAGTTACAAGGATAACGGTCAGTGTGAGATTGCGCATGGTCTTCATTTCAATCGCAAGGTAATTTTGCTTTCTGAGCCGGCACAAGTCAAGGATATTTCTCCCCAAATTCAGTTGACGATTATTCTTCCATTACCTTTTATCACTTTACCGATGAACCGGGCGTCGACGATTCCAGAGCGCTGGAGTAGATTCAAAAGCCGGGATGCCCTGGGTTCAGACACGGAGATCAGCAGGCCGCCTGAGGTTTGGGCATCGCAGAGGATGAGCTGCAGTGTTCTGGAAATGCCGGCACAGAAACGGGTGGATTTTTTTACAAACCGGTAGTTATTGAGTGTGCCCAGCGGGTAAAGACCCAGCTGTGCCAGTTCGACCGTGCCGGGAATCAGCGGGACGGCTGATGCTTCAATTACGAGGTTGACCCGGCTTGCCTGCGCCAGCTCCCAGGCGTGACCCAGAAGACCGAAGCCGGTAATATCGGTTGCAGCGCTGACTCCGATTTTAACCATCAGTTCCGCCGCGGTTCGGTTAAGAGTGGACATCAGGCGGTTGGCAAGCCGGATTGATTCTGACGGCGCTCTGCCGGCTTTAAGTGCGGTGGTGATGATGCCGGTGCCGAGCGGCTTGGTCAGAATCAGCCGGTCGCCGGGGCGGGCACCGGCGTTGGTAATTACCTTCCCGGGATGAATGGTGCCGATGACCGCCAGTCCGAATTTGATCTCCTGGTCTTTGAAGGTATGACCCCCGGCAAGGACTGCACCGGCTTCACTGATTTTACTGATTGCACCGGCAAGGATTGCCCGGATACGGGTGTGTTCGATTTTGTCCGGCGGAAAACCGAGCACTGAAAGTGCCGCCAGTGGTTTGCCGCCCATGGCATAGACATCGGAGATTGAGTTGGCAGCGGCAATCTGCCCGAAGGTGAACGGGGCCTCGGCGATCGGACCGAGGACATCAACGGTGAGGACCAGCGTCTGGTTGCGGTTGAGCCGGTAAATTCCGGCATCGTCCGCGGTATCTCCGCTGACCAGAAGGTCTGGGTGGATGGTTTTCGGCAGTTTTTTCAGGATTGCATAAAGGTCTGCCTGGCATGTCTTGCCGGCACAGCCAGCAGCGGTGGCAAATTCCAGCAGGGAGCGGGGTTTCAACCTTCAGAGAAGCAGTATCCGGAGGAGCCGGCTGCCGTTCCGGAGCAGATAGACGCCCGTGGGCAGACGGCGAATATCATCAGCACCCCTTTCCAGCCGCAGCAGCCGCTGACCTGTAGGTGAGTACAGTTCAGCACTCGAGTCGAAGGTCAGATACTGATGCCGTCTGATAAACCGGGTGTCAGCTTCAGGGGTTGAGACCGGGAGCGGGGGGGCTTCATTCATTCCACCACAGAGGGTGGTGATGGTGGTGATCGAGCGGCTTAACGTCGGGTCACCCTGCGAGCGGACGGTGAGAATGGCAACCGCTTCACCGGGGGTGGTGCTGGTGTAGACCTTGATTTCCAGCGTCGTATCTGACTGCCCGGGCTCAAGGGTATCATACATCGGCATCCCCGGTTCCAGACATCTGCCCTTGAGGCAGTAGATGATCGACCAGTCGGGGACGGTCCGAGTCAGAATGCAGTTCAGTTCATAACCGTCCCGTTCGGTACCGGTATTGGTCAGGGTGAAGGTGTAATAACCCAGACTGTTGGGCTGGACCATCTGCTGGGTATCGGTCCGGCAGACGAGCCGAAACTCATAAGACCGGACCGGTACCGCGAGGCTGAGCAGCAGCCCAGTTATTAATATCATCTTCATTTGTCACCTCCGGACTACTTTACATTTTGCAGTCTGTAATACCCTTTTTGTTGCCGGCTGCTGAATGAAGGCAACCGCCTTCAGCCGGTTAGGATTCAGATGACCGGGCAGATTGAAGGAAATGTCAAATCGCAGCGTTTCTGCCCGGAAGAGCCGGAGCGGTTGACCTTCAACTCCGAACAACAGCAGGCGCAGGACATTGTGAAACAGGGAATCGGTTGCCCCACTGAGGGGCGCCCGGACACTGTCCTCGGTAATTGCAACGAACAGGCGCAGGGTTTCTGCCGGCGTTGAGTCCACACCCCAGGTATGGATCGTGATCCGGCCGGTGTCTGCCCGGCTGAACGCCTCGATCTCCAGCTGTGCCTGCGGGAAATGGCTCCGGCAGGCAAGGATGTAATTTTTATAGGTTTCGTAGTTATATTCCGGTCCGGGTGTCCGGACCACCTCGCCACCGTCAAAGACCACTGCCGGCTCACCACCGGACTCGTAATACAGCGCCCGCCGGAGTTCAACATACTCCGGTGACAGGGTGTCACCAGCAACCCGGCGGTGCCAGGCGATGACCGCGACACTGTCATTAAATTCTCCGATAAGGCTGTCAAGGGTGTGAGCGGCATAGGGGCAGTAGACACAGCGTTGCCAGGTGAACAGTTCAGCAAGGACAATCCGGTTGGTAGGAATGAGCGGTATTTCCGGGGCCTCGGAGCAGGCTGCGATGAGCAGGGGCAGGCAGGCAAAAGTTAGCCGCCTGCCCCTAGTGCTGATGAGCGCAGTCATTACCGGAGGAGAATTATCCGCCGGAGTGGTTGATCGCCGGTTCTGATAAAGTAAACCCCTGGTGCCAGACGGGAAAGATCATTACTGCCCGGGGTCAGTTCGTATGTTTTTCTACCGGCCGCATCCACCAGCTGGCCAGGATGGTATCCCGGGACACTACCGGCCAAGTTCAGCCGGGAGCGGATAATTGTGGCGTTTCTGAGCACTCCGCTCGCTGTTTGAGGCACAGGTTCGGCAACTGCCAGTCCAGTGCCGGCGGTCAGGTCGTCAATGTACCAGCCCTCGCCAACATCACTGTAATCGCTGATCAACCGGAAGCGGAGCTGGACCGTCTGGCCCCGGAATGGTGTCAGATCCAGCTGTACCTGTTCCCAGTTACCACTGGACCCGGTAAAACTGGCGAGTTGATACCAGAAGGGTGAACCATTATTGAGCTCAACGAGTGCAAAGTCGTAGTTTTCCTCGGTCTGATAGTAGTGCCAGAACCGGACCCAGGCTGATTCGCCGACCGTGAACAGTGGGGTCATCAGTCGAGCATCCATTTCGTTAATATATTGATGACCTGCCTCGTTACCACAGTACCAGGAGTTGTTGGGCGAGACACTGCGATAGGTTGAAAGATGCCAGTAGTCTCTGATGCCACCATGGGTCCAGTTGCCGGTGCCGTGTTCCATGTCGTCAGCAAAACCGGGGCTGGCGGTAATGTTGAGCGGGAACAAAATGGTGTCGGTGCCGAAGTCGGTACTGGTGACAATCAGCTTCAGGGTGGCGAGATGCGGGTCTGGACAGGAGGAGCTGATCTGGATTACGAATGGCTGACTGGCAGAGACATCAGCGCCGATCGGGATACTGCCAAAGCTGGCGGTATTCTGGGTAATGGTCAGATAGGGATCGGTGGTGGACAGCATGGCACTGGCACCGGTTGCAGCAGCGGTGCCGATATTGCGCAATACCACCGTGAGGTTTATTGTACTGCCCGGTGCGGGCAGGATCGGCTGACAGCCCGAGTATTTCAGCAACGGCTTCGGCATGACCGCAGTCAGTGCCCCTTGGTACATAATCTTGGTAGCATTGTCCTGGACGAATACGATAATCTCGCAGTTCTTCGCCACCCAGCCGGAGGCGATGGTGAAATTTCTGGTCCGGATGATGGTGTCATTTGCGGGAATGGTGACCGCCTCACCGGCAGCGCTTGGGAGCATTGTCCGTTCAACATCATGCAGGGAGTCCATTCCCTGCCACGGGTAGTAGATGTGGCTTTCGGTGATGACCGTATGAAGCTGACCGGTGACCGGAGCGGTAGAGGTATTGCGGACGAGGATCGTCAGGGTGCCGTTGCGTGTGACTGAGTCGTAGGCAACATCAAGGTCAATTTCCAGTGGGCTGGTGATGGTTTTTCGGTAGTCAAAAATCTGACGATAGGTCGGGTACATCGTGCCGTAATGCATACCGCCCACTACCGATTGGGTGCCGTCAATCCGCATTGTCGGGTAACCGCTCACGCCGTAATAGCTCATCCGGCTTGCCGCAGTCGCAGTGTAGAATGGATCTGAGGTTGATGAATGGTAGGCGATCACCACTACTGAGTCAAATGCGCGGGATTTGAGTTCTTCCGCACCACGGGCGGCACCCGGGCAATAGGTGCACCAGGTAGCGGTGAAGTCCTCCATCACTACGACCCGCTGCACCGCAAAAAGTGCCGGGCACAGGGCAAGAATGAGCATCAGTAGTTTCTTCATTTTACCTCCTTTTTAAACCAGTCCCATACAGGACAGGCAGATCTGGGTGCTGAAATAAAATATCCGGCTGAAACCGCCAGTTGGAATTCCGGTGAAAAGGAGTAGAATCCCAAGAATCACGAGCAGTAAACTTATTATGCGGTATCTCAATTAGTTCATCCGGCTACTTCTGACCGATATAGAATCCTCTGCCGACCTGATGCCGGTGGGCAGCATCGCGCCACATGTTCACCAGATTGACCGCAAACTGAAACAGATCCTGGCCGAAGTTCTGGAGAATCGTTGGTTTGAGCTTTTCTTCAACCATCACCTTGTATTCGTCAAAACAGCGGGCGAATTCCTCAGTCTGATCCTGAGCCTGAAGGATTTTGAAGCCGGCACGCTTGAGCACCTCCTGCCAGCCTTCAAAGGTCTCCATATAGGGAAATGCCATTGATTCGTAGAGTTTTGCCAGCAGATCCTCCTCAATTTTGCCGGTGATCACCCAGTCAGTGAATCCGATCTTGCCCCCCGGTTTCAATACCCGGTAGCATTCCCGTGCCAGCAGATCCTTGTCGGTTACATAGCACCACGCCTCCTGGCCCCAGACGATGTCAAAGGTGTTTGACTTGAACGGCATGTCCAGCGCGTTGCCTTCGACATAGGTGATCAGGTGGTCCAGTCCTGCATCTTTTGTCCGCTGCCGCGCCTTTTCCAGCATGGTCTTGGTAAAGTCCAGACCGGTTACCCGGACGCCGTACTTCTGTGCAATGTGCCGGGCAGGAGCACCCAGCGCACTGCAGACATCAAGCACATGCATCCCGGGCTTCAGTCCCAGCGCCTGAGCGAGCCGGTCGGTTGCCTCCAGTCCTCCGGAGTGAATCTGCTCACCCATGACCGCTTCCCAGAGCAGACCGCCCGGACCATCATAGACTTCCTGGACATCCTTACCGGTATAGTCGTAACGCTTCGGCATGGATCCTCCTTATTATGTTTTTAGTTTTGGGGTTACTGGTGATTACCCGCAGACTGCGGGAAGATAACCGGCAGTTCACTTACGCCTCCATCGCCAGCGGTCGGAACTGCCGGTTGGATATTTACCTTTTATAAAACAGAGCTGGAGTGACAGGTGATTTCGGAGCGAACTGCTCCGAAAGAGCCGGTGATTCATTTCCTGCGTCTCCGTTTGTTCACCGGTTTTGCCTGCCGGTAGAAGTGCTGCTGCATTGTATTTATTATAGAAGAGCAGAGATTACTGTCAAGCGGTGGTTTGGGATA
This is a stretch of genomic DNA from candidate division WOR-3 bacterium. It encodes these proteins:
- a CDS encoding thioredoxin domain-containing protein, which encodes MKKNWYKPAIAVPVVVLVAAVLILKLSRGAKTGNAPAGIYAPAETLSAAPVTDSAVRTSQPVQTDSAPVAETVSPVPTGNVLAVVNNTRLTRNDLDKMFRSLPAQYQDIYKNDLEELLEQLIIRELLYQEAKKQGLVENAGATEPEQKKDRAIERLLQDLTSRLTVTEDEIRRFYEERQAEMAGASLNQVRDQIHSFLLQQKRGEAADSYIESLKTRARIWRNEQWLSEQRAKKPADPLTSALKSGKPTVLDLGAGHCVPCRMMKPIFEELQREYGDRANIILLEISEYRALANKYNVRIIPTQIFFDKEGNVFWRHEGFLPKEEIIRKLKEMGME
- a CDS encoding metalloregulator ArsR/SmtB family transcription factor translates to MRTKAVITPDVLFAALSHPVRLETVAMLAGGERCVCEIARHFNQERSVVSRHLRQLERAGIVESRSEGRKVIYRLIEPRALDLIDISLAMVRKRQKGRKRK
- a CDS encoding thioredoxin domain-containing protein, with the translated sequence MKRLTLLFIPLLLFSFCGGQKKTATPEPADTTRTAIQTESIPAPESATPPVAQTEQPAGTEQQPATGSEAPSEKPAALPKLWDFFATWCPPCKKQAPIIEELAKEYAGRIEIISIDTDKNPELARKFNIQAIPTLVFLDAEGKELSRNVGLMSKDEILARFRQHKFIE
- a CDS encoding right-handed parallel beta-helix repeat-containing protein, whose translation is MRQIGVICGILFSIVSGRVIFVPDSFPTIQSGLNAALGGDTVLVSSGIYYEQIIWPGRDGIRLYSAAGSNSTVIDGNGVGPVISFPAAVSRLTELCGFTITGGRANQAAGIYCQGSPAIISNRITGNVCEGERNYGGGIFCDYRSSPLIIGNEIAGNRCTGSATWNYGGGIFIGMNSAPEIAFNLIQENECADGYWNYGAGIFCDLRSTPFIYGNEITGNRSYGGERGHGAGVAVETQARALIFCNLIAGNRNECSYWNYGAGVKIAGTAAVINNTIVNNICSGGTWNYGAGIYVESGDSALVKNNIIVQNSASAGSGIYNLGYIYNLYNDIWNNSGGNYYGCSAGPGDISLDPLFVTGPRGGYYLSQTAAGQPQTSPCADAGDTLLWTFPADLDSILRSLSTRTDSVPDRNQPDMGYHYQTDLASSLSTQLHQSRAAVIRIAPTVFRKRVIFAASPDLLLHIRIFDRLGRLVEQISGSGTVNWDGSRQTEGVYFYQIDTPEGRATGRLIKI
- a CDS encoding PQQ-binding-like beta-propeller repeat protein, with the translated sequence MRNLTLTVILVTAGFAWDVELVRIFNLGSHGMSATGIYDLDGDSIPEILIPGNSQLYCYDTSGSLHWQFTPLSHYFPAVSSPIAADIDDNGTIEVVFSTPAAVYVLSATGSVIWSRPLDGEGGVQNCISSVALGDINQDRRLEVLAYEVYASRLLCLNPVNGETIWTYQPMAHPRFAVGTPTVADLNLDGTPEILGQFADSISGGYLYCLNAAGQELWHYNTLGSGISGWQLASAAVADLDGDDTLEIVTTANYWGVVCLNHRGQEKWRRSVSQHAAAYPAIADIDCDDTLEIVTALGPAIRCFSGPDGRDRWSFNVDSGYYIVSSPALADLDGDQRLEIIFAEVKQNNPADPNRPVWIINYQGQPLWNDTIGTTMSDPTCGDLNHDGRMEFLIGPTLRGGSYFWFRVDTAAVIPGTITWPTLQHDPGRTGWYEYQSPGVAVKEPASAPTCPSAGLQAYPNPFTLRVCLQTPPPLRELRIFDTAGRMVASLQLNNGYTVWEAEAVRPGIYFCRTTKGTLRLVKAAD
- the selD gene encoding selenide, water dikinase SelD, whose product is MKPRSLLEFATAAGCAGKTCQADLYAILKKLPKTIHPDLLVSGDTADDAGIYRLNRNQTLVLTVDVLGPIAEAPFTFGQIAAANSISDVYAMGGKPLAALSVLGFPPDKIEHTRIRAILAGAISKISEAGAVLAGGHTFKDQEIKFGLAVIGTIHPGKVITNAGARPGDRLILTKPLGTGIITTALKAGRAPSESIRLANRLMSTLNRTAAELMVKIGVSAATDITGFGLLGHAWELAQASRVNLVIEASAVPLIPGTVELAQLGLYPLGTLNNYRFVKKSTRFCAGISRTLQLILCDAQTSGGLLISVSEPRASRLLNLLQRSGIVDARFIGKVIKGNGRIIVN
- a CDS encoding Omp28-related outer membrane protein — its product is MKKLLMLILALCPALFAVQRVVVMEDFTATWCTYCPGAARGAEELKSRAFDSVVVIAYHSSTSDPFYTATAASRMSYYGVSGYPTMRIDGTQSVVGGMHYGTMYPTYRQIFDYRKTITSPLEIDLDVAYDSVTRNGTLTILVRNTSTAPVTGQLHTVITESHIYYPWQGMDSLHDVERTMLPSAAGEAVTIPANDTIIRTRNFTIASGWVAKNCEIIVFVQDNATKIMYQGALTAVMPKPLLKYSGCQPILPAPGSTINLTVVLRNIGTAAATGASAMLSTTDPYLTITQNTASFGSIPIGADVSASQPFVIQISSSCPDPHLATLKLIVTSTDFGTDTILFPLNITASPGFADDMEHGTGNWTHGGIRDYWHLSTYRSVSPNNSWYCGNEAGHQYINEMDARLMTPLFTVGESAWVRFWHYYQTEENYDFALVELNNGSPFWYQLASFTGSSGNWEQVQLDLTPFRGQTVQLRFRLISDYSDVGEGWYIDDLTAGTGLAVAEPVPQTASGVLRNATIIRSRLNLAGSVPGYHPGQLVDAAGRKTYELTPGSNDLSRLAPGVYFIRTGDQPLRRIILLR
- a CDS encoding methyltransferase domain-containing protein, with the protein product MPKRYDYTGKDVQEVYDGPGGLLWEAVMGEQIHSGGLEATDRLAQALGLKPGMHVLDVCSALGAPARHIAQKYGVRVTGLDFTKTMLEKARQRTKDAGLDHLITYVEGNALDMPFKSNTFDIVWGQEAWCYVTDKDLLARECYRVLKPGGKIGFTDWVITGKIEEDLLAKLYESMAFPYMETFEGWQEVLKRAGFKILQAQDQTEEFARCFDEYKVMVEEKLKPTILQNFGQDLFQFAVNLVNMWRDAAHRHQVGRGFYIGQK